In Dermacentor andersoni chromosome 4, qqDerAnde1_hic_scaffold, whole genome shotgun sequence, the following proteins share a genomic window:
- the LOC126536754 gene encoding uncharacterized protein, which translates to MAGSSRAVITADSGRGTSFLDGLKDYRIVLPPLPTGEGLKTMVVLHCDTAGRPYRIEDFRQPMKEAGVIEQVGGIGAYQMSHVWLVNFRSEEAKKKLLDIGHIVVKGKTCVVFDPERQEVRLKVHWCAFNVSNETLRRAFAEYGEVKEVSSDRWKTGGFENADSTTRVVRLVLREGVNLERIPHQLRIGNGTVLVVVPGRAPICLRCRNTGHIRRDCKVPKCSECHAFGHEEAECTKSYARAATRGTFGDNSELHMDEDEAEQAASNPVVESPTAAALSDEKEGAMPGTRESAPSTPKSATTSMDTNSPQDIPRPSEKSNEEPMESDPAAAKRRHDDVSAMSQEQRLRLLERQWGVGEGKKQRVTSGLRSSSLPRDDNPKT; encoded by the coding sequence ATGGCTGGCTCTTCGCGAGCAGTGATAACGGCCGATTCTGGCCGCGGAACATCGTTTTTGGACGGCCTGAAAGATTACAGGATTgtactgccgccgctgccaaccGGAGAAGGACTGAAAACAATGGTTGTTCTTCACTGCGACACCGCTGGAAGGCCTTACAGGATAGAAGATTTCCGCCAGCCGATGAAAGAAGCCGGCGTCATTGAACAGGTGGGCGGTATTGGAGCGTACCAGATGTCGCACGTCTGGTTAGTCAACTTCCGTAGTGAAGAAGCCAAGAAAAAGTTGCTCGACATCGGGCATATTGTTGTTAAAGGGAAGACTTGCGTTGTCTTTGACCCTGAAAGGCAGGAAGTGCGGCTGAAGGTGCATTGGTGTGCCTTCAACGTCAGCAACGAAACTCTGAGGCGGGCGTTCGCCGAGTACGGCGAAGTGAAAGAAGTTTCGAGCGATAGATGGAAGACCGGCGGGTTTGAAAACGCCGACTCGACTACTCGTGTTGTGCGGCTGGTTCTTCGAGAAGGTGTAAACCTCGAGCGCATACCCCATCAGCTGCGTATCGGGAACGGTACAGTATTAGTCGTCGTGCCCGGGCGTGCGCCGATATGTCTCCGCTGCCGCAACACAGGCCACATTAGGCGGGACTGCAAGGTGCCCAAGTGCAGCGAGTGCCACGCCTTCGGGCATGAAGAGGCTGAATGCACGAAGTCATACGCCCGCGCCGCGACTCGAGGAACATTCGGCGATAATAGTGAGCTGCACATGGACGAGGATGAAGCTGAGCAAGCTGCCTCCAACCCAGTGGTCGAGAGCCCAACGGCCGCAGCGCTGAGCGATGAAAAGGAAGGCGCCATGCCAGGGACTCGTGAGTCAGCGCCCAGCACCCCCAAGTCGGCAACCACGAGCATGGATACCAATTCACCGCAAGATATTCCACGCCCTTCTGAAAAAAGCAACGAGGAACCCATGGAGTCTGACCCTGCGGCTGCGAAACGACGCCACGACGATGTCAGTGCAATGAGCCAGGAGCAACGACTGCGTCTCCTAGAacgccagtggggcgtaggcgaaGGGAAAAAGCAGCGTGTCACCAGCGGGCTACGATCGTCGTCGCTTCCTCGCGACGACAACCCGAAGACCTAA